Proteins from a single region of Cydia pomonella isolate Wapato2018A chromosome 13, ilCydPomo1, whole genome shotgun sequence:
- the LOC133524622 gene encoding acyl carrier protein, mitochondrial isoform X2, with protein MAAANLVRSAFSGLLRKSTTYRTPVVCRLSTVALQQKYHTVKTAVNLYNNKYLQNGSQKVGVRHYSAGPPLSLELIEQRVLLVLKLYDKICAEKLNVNCHFMNDLGLDSLDHVEIIMAMEDEFGFEIPDGDAERLVRPKDIIQYIADKEDIYE; from the exons ATGGCTGCTGCGAATCTTGTCCGAAGTGCTTTTAGCGGATTATTACGAAAATCCACCACATATAGAACTCCGGTAGTATGCCGGCTATCAACCGTCGCTCTACAACAAAAATACCATACAGTGAAAACCGCTGTAAACTTATACAATAACAAGTACCTGCAAAATGGG AGCCAGAAAGTTGGTGTCCGCCACTACAGTGCGGGCCCCCCGCTCTCGCTTGAGCTCATTGAACAGAGAGTCCTTCTAGTTCTGAAACTTTATGACAAAATTTGTGCTGAAAAG TTGAATGTTAACTGCCACTTCATGAATGACCTGGGCTTGGACTCCCTTGATCATGTAGAAATCATCATGGCTATGGAAGATGAATTTGGTTTTGAAATTCCCGACGGAGACGCGGAAAGGCTTGTCAGGCCCAAGGACATTATCCAATACATCGCCGACAAAGAGGACATCTACGAATAA
- the LOC133524505 gene encoding nucleolar and coiled-body phosphoprotein 1 isoform X3 — protein sequence MPCSTASATRPLHTTTCCCLLRRQCRPLYKEFDAWPEISLEPNPERKEKKEPTINQGVTVNNNYQNTIGQNHEMTRKNNRPRIKEKEDKEPVGGYCEACGAVFADLAAHARSPRHAAFARDASNFLALDSLIGASFLPVNGERRSLRSVCNGELDSRRLNGSLDDEPRRTRCRKTDGQDDRQYYKVVGVSTKLRSSGGFVAKRKDSSPTCNGAKPLVVKFRKVRRSELSVLSDEAEQFMFPKRASSTSSTSSDDDDDDDDDDDEDEKKESPRRKTPPQPAPTLERRRQARPTALKEESSEEDSWLDDKRRRKRRVIPVVRRTRRAPCKPPTPEPEPPPEVEIPVEPEPVPDPEPEVSPLREEPVEKCMKWEDGRLKYTPAVEQLEFAFESVPRSEPWFETFTRQDHDQVSVKNVPRCFALYSKSPKLPYEIGQLPPLKPDCCPLSSLARPAAREPRSERYGTRGLKSRKLHKRLAAVAAQDSRPRKSPREHASTLAMLGSAGLLRRGPDDAKSTASEDTVSDALSAKPEPSEAQEADERLQKFLSEVFDDAAEFELDEVDGGALPAAAAPPDVLGLVSECDGCDIIRNEIAEVAERRRARRRGRFKKKNKTGWPNKRKSKKGSRTNSSEKTESSLDRSSVASADTADDTCDEDNLSEIEETTPPKVKSEDEREAVDVDRDSKSDDKPLRLDVKVLLGDEKKAEKVAKRGSARSSASEEAEERGRKKKRALSNLAGWLQPVVRVARVDAAARRLRSAAKPRAARLR from the exons ATGCCATGCTCGACCGCGTCCGCCACGCGCCCACTCCACACAACTACGTGCTGCTGTCTGTTGAGAAG ACAGTGCAGGCCTCTATATAAGGAGTTTGATGCGTGGCCTGAGATCTCACTAGAACCTAATCCGGAGAGGAAAGAGAAAAAGGAGCCCACTATAAACCAAGGAGTCACGGTCAATAACAACTACCAAAATACTATTGGACAGAATCACGA AATGACGCGGAAGAATAATCGTCCCCGTATAAAAGAGAAAGAGGACAAGGAGCCGGTGGGCGGGTACTGCGAGGCGTGCGGCGCCGTGTTCGCGGACCTGGCCGCGCACGCGCGCTCGCCGCGCCACGCCGCCTTCGCGCGCGACGCCAGCAACTTCCTCGCGCTCGACTCCCTCATCGGCGCCTCCTTCCTGCCCGTCAACGGCGAGCGCCGCTCCCTGCGCAGCGTGTGCAACGGCGAGCTGGACTCGCGCCGCCTCAACGGCTCCCTCGACGACGAGCCCCGCCGCACCCGCTGCAGGAAAACCGACGGCCAGGACGACCGCCAGTATTACAAAGTCGTCGGTGTCAGCACGAAGCTCCGGTCCAGCGGCGGCTTCGTCGCCAAACGCAAGGATTCGTCGCCGACATGCAACGGGGCGAAACCGCTCGTGGTCAAGTTCAGAAAAGTGAGACGCTCCGAGCTGTCGGTGCTCAGTGATGAGGCCGAGCAGTTCATGTTCCCGAAACGCGCCAGCTCGACCAGCTCGACCTCCTCCGatgacgacgacgacgacgatgATGATGACGATGAGGACGAAAAAAAGGAGTCCCCGCGGCGCAAGACGCCGCCGCAGCCCGCGCCGACGCTAGAACGGCGGCGTCAGGCGCGCCCGACCGCGCTGAAAGAGGAGTCGTCCGAGGAAGACAGCTGGCTAGACGACAAGCGGCGGCGGAAGCGACGAGTGATCCCCGTCGTGAGGAGAACGCGGCGAGCGCCTTGTAAACCTCCCACGCCCGAGCCCGAACCGCCACCTGAAGTAGAAATTCCAGTAGAACCGGAACCTGTCCCGGACCCTGAGCCCGAAGTGAGTCCGCTCCGAGAGGAGCCAGTTGAGAAATGTATGAAGTGGGAGGATGGCCGGCTCAAATATACCCCGGCAGTGGAACAGTTGGAGTTCGCGTTCGAGAGCGTGCCGCGGAGCGAGCCCTGGTTCGAGACGTTCACGCGGCAGGACCACGACCAGGTTTCGGTCAAAAACGTGCCACGGTGTTTTG cGTTATACTCCAAGTCGCCAAAGTTACCGTACGAGATCGGTCAGCTGCCGCCGCTGAAGCCGGACTGCTGCCCGCTCAGCAGCCTGGCGCGGCCGGCGGCGCGCGAGCCGCGCTCGGAGCGCTACGGCACGCGCGGCCTCAAGTCCCGCAAGCTGCACAAGCGCCTCGCCGCCGTCGCGGCGCAGGACTCGCGCCCGCGGAAGTCCCCGCGCGAGCACGCCTCCACGCTCGCCATGCTCGGCTCGGCCGGCCTGCTGCGCCGCGGGCCCGACGACGCCAAGTCCACCGCCTCCGAGGACACCGTCAGCGACGCGCTCAGCGCCAAGCCGGAGCCCTCCGAGGCGCAGGAGGCCGACGAGCGGCTTCAGAAGTTCCTCTCCGAGGTGTTCGACGACGCCGCGGAGTTCGAGTTGGACGAGGTGGACGGGGGCGCTCTACCCGCCGCGGCGGCCCCGCCCGACGTCCTCGGCCTCGTCTCGGAATGTGACGGCTGCGACATCATCCGCAACGAGATAGCGGAGGTCGCCGAGCGGCGTCGGGCCCGCCGCCGCGGCCGCTTCAAAAAGAAGAACAAAACCGGCTGGCCCAACAAGAGGAAGTCGAAGAAGGGCTCGCGCACCAACAGCTCGGAGAAGACCGAGAGCAGCCTGGATCGGTCCTCCGTCGCGTCCGCGGACACCGCCGACGACACCTGCGACGAGGACAACCTGTCCGAGATCGAGGAGACGACCCCTCCGAAGGTCAAGTCGGAGGACGAGCGGGAGGCGGTGGACGTCGACCGGGACAGCAAGTCCGACGACAAGCCGCTGCGGCTCGACGTGAAAGTGCTACTGGGGGACGAGAAAAAAGCGGAGAAAGTGGCCAAAAGAGGGTCGGCGCGCTCGTCCGCGTCGGAGGAGGCCGAGGAGCGAGGGAGGAAGAAGAAGCGCGCGCTGAGCAACCTGGCCGGCTGGCTGCAGCCCGTGGTGCGCGTGGCGCGCGTGgacgcggcggcgcgccgcctGCGCTCCGCCGCCaagccgcgcgccgcgcgcctgCGGTAG
- the LOC133524505 gene encoding nucleolar and coiled-body phosphoprotein 1 isoform X2, producing MLDRVRHAPTPHNYVLLSVEKAIALLDKLYDTFFAAPRKSNVRFFTKHYIKIEFLDKQCRPLYKEFDAWPEISLEPNPERKEKKEPTINQGVTVNNNYQNTIGQNHEMTRKNNRPRIKEKEDKEPVGGYCEACGAVFADLAAHARSPRHAAFARDASNFLALDSLIGASFLPVNGERRSLRSVCNGELDSRRLNGSLDDEPRRTRCRKTDGQDDRQYYKVVGVSTKLRSSGGFVAKRKDSSPTCNGAKPLVVKFRKVRRSELSVLSDEAEQFMFPKRASSTSSTSSDDDDDDDDDDDEDEKKESPRRKTPPQPAPTLERRRQARPTALKEESSEEDSWLDDKRRRKRRVIPVVRRTRRAPCKPPTPEPEPPPEVEIPVEPEPVPDPEPEVSPLREEPVEKCMKWEDGRLKYTPAVEQLEFAFESVPRSEPWFETFTRQDHDQVSVKNVPRCFALYSKSPKLPYEIGQLPPLKPDCCPLSSLARPAAREPRSERYGTRGLKSRKLHKRLAAVAAQDSRPRKSPREHASTLAMLGSAGLLRRGPDDAKSTASEDTVSDALSAKPEPSEAQEADERLQKFLSEVFDDAAEFELDEVDGGALPAAAAPPDVLGLVSECDGCDIIRNEIAEVAERRRARRRGRFKKKNKTGWPNKRKSKKGSRTNSSEKTESSLDRSSVASADTADDTCDEDNLSEIEETTPPKVKSEDEREAVDVDRDSKSDDKPLRLDVKVLLGDEKKAEKVAKRGSARSSASEEAEERGRKKKRALSNLAGWLQPVVRVARVDAAARRLRSAAKPRAARLR from the exons ATGCTCGACCGCGTCCGCCACGCGCCCACTCCACACAACTACGTGCTGCTGTCTGTTGAGAAG GCTATAGCTCTATTGGATAAACTGTATGACACCTTCTTCGCGGCCCCACGTAAATCGAATGTCAGGTTCTTCACAAAACATTATATCAAGATTGAATTTTTGGACAA ACAGTGCAGGCCTCTATATAAGGAGTTTGATGCGTGGCCTGAGATCTCACTAGAACCTAATCCGGAGAGGAAAGAGAAAAAGGAGCCCACTATAAACCAAGGAGTCACGGTCAATAACAACTACCAAAATACTATTGGACAGAATCACGA AATGACGCGGAAGAATAATCGTCCCCGTATAAAAGAGAAAGAGGACAAGGAGCCGGTGGGCGGGTACTGCGAGGCGTGCGGCGCCGTGTTCGCGGACCTGGCCGCGCACGCGCGCTCGCCGCGCCACGCCGCCTTCGCGCGCGACGCCAGCAACTTCCTCGCGCTCGACTCCCTCATCGGCGCCTCCTTCCTGCCCGTCAACGGCGAGCGCCGCTCCCTGCGCAGCGTGTGCAACGGCGAGCTGGACTCGCGCCGCCTCAACGGCTCCCTCGACGACGAGCCCCGCCGCACCCGCTGCAGGAAAACCGACGGCCAGGACGACCGCCAGTATTACAAAGTCGTCGGTGTCAGCACGAAGCTCCGGTCCAGCGGCGGCTTCGTCGCCAAACGCAAGGATTCGTCGCCGACATGCAACGGGGCGAAACCGCTCGTGGTCAAGTTCAGAAAAGTGAGACGCTCCGAGCTGTCGGTGCTCAGTGATGAGGCCGAGCAGTTCATGTTCCCGAAACGCGCCAGCTCGACCAGCTCGACCTCCTCCGatgacgacgacgacgacgatgATGATGACGATGAGGACGAAAAAAAGGAGTCCCCGCGGCGCAAGACGCCGCCGCAGCCCGCGCCGACGCTAGAACGGCGGCGTCAGGCGCGCCCGACCGCGCTGAAAGAGGAGTCGTCCGAGGAAGACAGCTGGCTAGACGACAAGCGGCGGCGGAAGCGACGAGTGATCCCCGTCGTGAGGAGAACGCGGCGAGCGCCTTGTAAACCTCCCACGCCCGAGCCCGAACCGCCACCTGAAGTAGAAATTCCAGTAGAACCGGAACCTGTCCCGGACCCTGAGCCCGAAGTGAGTCCGCTCCGAGAGGAGCCAGTTGAGAAATGTATGAAGTGGGAGGATGGCCGGCTCAAATATACCCCGGCAGTGGAACAGTTGGAGTTCGCGTTCGAGAGCGTGCCGCGGAGCGAGCCCTGGTTCGAGACGTTCACGCGGCAGGACCACGACCAGGTTTCGGTCAAAAACGTGCCACGGTGTTTTG cGTTATACTCCAAGTCGCCAAAGTTACCGTACGAGATCGGTCAGCTGCCGCCGCTGAAGCCGGACTGCTGCCCGCTCAGCAGCCTGGCGCGGCCGGCGGCGCGCGAGCCGCGCTCGGAGCGCTACGGCACGCGCGGCCTCAAGTCCCGCAAGCTGCACAAGCGCCTCGCCGCCGTCGCGGCGCAGGACTCGCGCCCGCGGAAGTCCCCGCGCGAGCACGCCTCCACGCTCGCCATGCTCGGCTCGGCCGGCCTGCTGCGCCGCGGGCCCGACGACGCCAAGTCCACCGCCTCCGAGGACACCGTCAGCGACGCGCTCAGCGCCAAGCCGGAGCCCTCCGAGGCGCAGGAGGCCGACGAGCGGCTTCAGAAGTTCCTCTCCGAGGTGTTCGACGACGCCGCGGAGTTCGAGTTGGACGAGGTGGACGGGGGCGCTCTACCCGCCGCGGCGGCCCCGCCCGACGTCCTCGGCCTCGTCTCGGAATGTGACGGCTGCGACATCATCCGCAACGAGATAGCGGAGGTCGCCGAGCGGCGTCGGGCCCGCCGCCGCGGCCGCTTCAAAAAGAAGAACAAAACCGGCTGGCCCAACAAGAGGAAGTCGAAGAAGGGCTCGCGCACCAACAGCTCGGAGAAGACCGAGAGCAGCCTGGATCGGTCCTCCGTCGCGTCCGCGGACACCGCCGACGACACCTGCGACGAGGACAACCTGTCCGAGATCGAGGAGACGACCCCTCCGAAGGTCAAGTCGGAGGACGAGCGGGAGGCGGTGGACGTCGACCGGGACAGCAAGTCCGACGACAAGCCGCTGCGGCTCGACGTGAAAGTGCTACTGGGGGACGAGAAAAAAGCGGAGAAAGTGGCCAAAAGAGGGTCGGCGCGCTCGTCCGCGTCGGAGGAGGCCGAGGAGCGAGGGAGGAAGAAGAAGCGCGCGCTGAGCAACCTGGCCGGCTGGCTGCAGCCCGTGGTGCGCGTGGCGCGCGTGgacgcggcggcgcgccgcctGCGCTCCGCCGCCaagccgcgcgccgcgcgcctgCGGTAG
- the LOC133524505 gene encoding nucleolar and coiled-body phosphoprotein 1 isoform X1, with product MVSTLSRQEKFNQARRNFCFYLDIQDQGLCRSISRRLQDMGLQQEVCLSARVTHVVRDSGAGAAPPRWRRDSARTRADAMLDRVRHAPTPHNYVLLSVEKAIALLDKLYDTFFAAPRKSNVRFFTKHYIKIEFLDKQCRPLYKEFDAWPEISLEPNPERKEKKEPTINQGVTVNNNYQNTIGQNHEMTRKNNRPRIKEKEDKEPVGGYCEACGAVFADLAAHARSPRHAAFARDASNFLALDSLIGASFLPVNGERRSLRSVCNGELDSRRLNGSLDDEPRRTRCRKTDGQDDRQYYKVVGVSTKLRSSGGFVAKRKDSSPTCNGAKPLVVKFRKVRRSELSVLSDEAEQFMFPKRASSTSSTSSDDDDDDDDDDDEDEKKESPRRKTPPQPAPTLERRRQARPTALKEESSEEDSWLDDKRRRKRRVIPVVRRTRRAPCKPPTPEPEPPPEVEIPVEPEPVPDPEPEVSPLREEPVEKCMKWEDGRLKYTPAVEQLEFAFESVPRSEPWFETFTRQDHDQVSVKNVPRCFALYSKSPKLPYEIGQLPPLKPDCCPLSSLARPAAREPRSERYGTRGLKSRKLHKRLAAVAAQDSRPRKSPREHASTLAMLGSAGLLRRGPDDAKSTASEDTVSDALSAKPEPSEAQEADERLQKFLSEVFDDAAEFELDEVDGGALPAAAAPPDVLGLVSECDGCDIIRNEIAEVAERRRARRRGRFKKKNKTGWPNKRKSKKGSRTNSSEKTESSLDRSSVASADTADDTCDEDNLSEIEETTPPKVKSEDEREAVDVDRDSKSDDKPLRLDVKVLLGDEKKAEKVAKRGSARSSASEEAEERGRKKKRALSNLAGWLQPVVRVARVDAAARRLRSAAKPRAARLR from the exons ATGGTGTCAACTTTGAGTCGTCAAGAAAAATTCAATCAAG CGAGGAgaaatttctgtttttatttggATATTCAAGACCAGGGACTATGTAGATCGATATCAAGAAGACTCCAAGACATGGGTTTA CAACAAGAAGTGTGCCTGAGCGCTCGCGTGACGCACGTGGTGCGCGACAGCGGCGCAGGCGCCGCGCCCCCGCGATGGCGCCGTGACTCCGCCCGCACGCGCGCCGATGCCATGCTCGACCGCGTCCGCCACGCGCCCACTCCACACAACTACGTGCTGCTGTCTGTTGAGAAG GCTATAGCTCTATTGGATAAACTGTATGACACCTTCTTCGCGGCCCCACGTAAATCGAATGTCAGGTTCTTCACAAAACATTATATCAAGATTGAATTTTTGGACAA ACAGTGCAGGCCTCTATATAAGGAGTTTGATGCGTGGCCTGAGATCTCACTAGAACCTAATCCGGAGAGGAAAGAGAAAAAGGAGCCCACTATAAACCAAGGAGTCACGGTCAATAACAACTACCAAAATACTATTGGACAGAATCACGA AATGACGCGGAAGAATAATCGTCCCCGTATAAAAGAGAAAGAGGACAAGGAGCCGGTGGGCGGGTACTGCGAGGCGTGCGGCGCCGTGTTCGCGGACCTGGCCGCGCACGCGCGCTCGCCGCGCCACGCCGCCTTCGCGCGCGACGCCAGCAACTTCCTCGCGCTCGACTCCCTCATCGGCGCCTCCTTCCTGCCCGTCAACGGCGAGCGCCGCTCCCTGCGCAGCGTGTGCAACGGCGAGCTGGACTCGCGCCGCCTCAACGGCTCCCTCGACGACGAGCCCCGCCGCACCCGCTGCAGGAAAACCGACGGCCAGGACGACCGCCAGTATTACAAAGTCGTCGGTGTCAGCACGAAGCTCCGGTCCAGCGGCGGCTTCGTCGCCAAACGCAAGGATTCGTCGCCGACATGCAACGGGGCGAAACCGCTCGTGGTCAAGTTCAGAAAAGTGAGACGCTCCGAGCTGTCGGTGCTCAGTGATGAGGCCGAGCAGTTCATGTTCCCGAAACGCGCCAGCTCGACCAGCTCGACCTCCTCCGatgacgacgacgacgacgatgATGATGACGATGAGGACGAAAAAAAGGAGTCCCCGCGGCGCAAGACGCCGCCGCAGCCCGCGCCGACGCTAGAACGGCGGCGTCAGGCGCGCCCGACCGCGCTGAAAGAGGAGTCGTCCGAGGAAGACAGCTGGCTAGACGACAAGCGGCGGCGGAAGCGACGAGTGATCCCCGTCGTGAGGAGAACGCGGCGAGCGCCTTGTAAACCTCCCACGCCCGAGCCCGAACCGCCACCTGAAGTAGAAATTCCAGTAGAACCGGAACCTGTCCCGGACCCTGAGCCCGAAGTGAGTCCGCTCCGAGAGGAGCCAGTTGAGAAATGTATGAAGTGGGAGGATGGCCGGCTCAAATATACCCCGGCAGTGGAACAGTTGGAGTTCGCGTTCGAGAGCGTGCCGCGGAGCGAGCCCTGGTTCGAGACGTTCACGCGGCAGGACCACGACCAGGTTTCGGTCAAAAACGTGCCACGGTGTTTTG cGTTATACTCCAAGTCGCCAAAGTTACCGTACGAGATCGGTCAGCTGCCGCCGCTGAAGCCGGACTGCTGCCCGCTCAGCAGCCTGGCGCGGCCGGCGGCGCGCGAGCCGCGCTCGGAGCGCTACGGCACGCGCGGCCTCAAGTCCCGCAAGCTGCACAAGCGCCTCGCCGCCGTCGCGGCGCAGGACTCGCGCCCGCGGAAGTCCCCGCGCGAGCACGCCTCCACGCTCGCCATGCTCGGCTCGGCCGGCCTGCTGCGCCGCGGGCCCGACGACGCCAAGTCCACCGCCTCCGAGGACACCGTCAGCGACGCGCTCAGCGCCAAGCCGGAGCCCTCCGAGGCGCAGGAGGCCGACGAGCGGCTTCAGAAGTTCCTCTCCGAGGTGTTCGACGACGCCGCGGAGTTCGAGTTGGACGAGGTGGACGGGGGCGCTCTACCCGCCGCGGCGGCCCCGCCCGACGTCCTCGGCCTCGTCTCGGAATGTGACGGCTGCGACATCATCCGCAACGAGATAGCGGAGGTCGCCGAGCGGCGTCGGGCCCGCCGCCGCGGCCGCTTCAAAAAGAAGAACAAAACCGGCTGGCCCAACAAGAGGAAGTCGAAGAAGGGCTCGCGCACCAACAGCTCGGAGAAGACCGAGAGCAGCCTGGATCGGTCCTCCGTCGCGTCCGCGGACACCGCCGACGACACCTGCGACGAGGACAACCTGTCCGAGATCGAGGAGACGACCCCTCCGAAGGTCAAGTCGGAGGACGAGCGGGAGGCGGTGGACGTCGACCGGGACAGCAAGTCCGACGACAAGCCGCTGCGGCTCGACGTGAAAGTGCTACTGGGGGACGAGAAAAAAGCGGAGAAAGTGGCCAAAAGAGGGTCGGCGCGCTCGTCCGCGTCGGAGGAGGCCGAGGAGCGAGGGAGGAAGAAGAAGCGCGCGCTGAGCAACCTGGCCGGCTGGCTGCAGCCCGTGGTGCGCGTGGCGCGCGTGgacgcggcggcgcgccgcctGCGCTCCGCCGCCaagccgcgcgccgcgcgcctgCGGTAG
- the LOC133524622 gene encoding acyl carrier protein, mitochondrial isoform X1 — protein sequence MAAANLVRSAFSGLLRKSTTYRTPVVCRLSTVALQQKYHTVKTAVNLYNNKYLQNGVQSHRMQPYSSGAQTKPSPKEIEERVMKVCQAYDKLTQAKLNVNCHFMNDLGLDSLDHVEIIMAMEDEFGFEIPDGDAERLVRPKDIIQYIADKEDIYE from the exons ATGGCTGCTGCGAATCTTGTCCGAAGTGCTTTTAGCGGATTATTACGAAAATCCACCACATATAGAACTCCGGTAGTATGCCGGCTATCAACCGTCGCTCTACAACAAAAATACCATACAGTGAAAACCGCTGTAAACTTATACAATAACAAGTACCTGCAAAATGGG GTGCAATCTCATCGTATGCAACCATACTCGTCCGGGGCCCAGACCAAGCCCTCTCCGAAAGAGATCGAGGAACGAGTGATGAAAGTGTGCCAAGCTTACGACAAACTGACTCAGGCCAAG TTGAATGTTAACTGCCACTTCATGAATGACCTGGGCTTGGACTCCCTTGATCATGTAGAAATCATCATGGCTATGGAAGATGAATTTGGTTTTGAAATTCCCGACGGAGACGCGGAAAGGCTTGTCAGGCCCAAGGACATTATCCAATACATCGCCGACAAAGAGGACATCTACGAATAA